A region of Cloacibacillus sp. DNA encodes the following proteins:
- the def gene encoding peptide deformylase: MALRQICVYPDPVLREETREIKVFDEELKTLVADMWETMYASDGLGLAAPQVGEAKKVIVIDYNGEKFVLVNPEITNEEGSVRREEGCLSFPGIFEKVDSPEKLNVRYYDENGKLFLKELDGFLACVFHHEIDHLNGRLLIDRVSPLKRQFLKKRIAKKAAER, translated from the coding sequence ATGGCCCTTAGACAAATATGCGTTTACCCCGATCCCGTCCTTCGGGAAGAGACGCGGGAGATAAAGGTTTTCGACGAAGAATTAAAAACGCTGGTCGCCGACATGTGGGAGACGATGTACGCAAGCGACGGCCTTGGGCTTGCCGCGCCACAGGTGGGCGAGGCAAAAAAAGTTATAGTGATCGACTATAACGGAGAAAAGTTCGTGCTCGTAAACCCAGAGATAACAAACGAAGAAGGCTCCGTGCGCAGAGAAGAAGGATGCCTCAGCTTTCCAGGGATATTTGAAAAGGTAGATTCGCCTGAAAAACTAAACGTCCGCTATTACGATGAAAACGGAAAACTCTTCCTAAAAGAGCTTGACGGTTTTCTCGCCTGCGTCTTTCATCACGAGATAGACCACTTAAACGGGCGTTTGCTCATAGACCGGGTATCTCCGCTGAAGCGTCAGTTCCTCAAAAAAAGGATCGCTAAAAAGGCGGCGGAGAGATAA
- a CDS encoding S1 RNA-binding domain-containing protein, with amino-acid sequence MVDELHTEDGIETPETQEKEETMEEMMQQYDVMGDFHRGKVVDGTVVDAREDGWLVDVGYKCEGFLPRKEWTHRVLVEETPEPQNGDKVRVQVTNINQGEDAQLSLSRWRCEFDDRWNRLEEESEKNEMVNVKGIRKVKGGLIVSCCGIEGFIPISHLTQEGHGVNPGKLLDQEFPVKLIEKDRRKRRLVFSRRSLIEEELQGVRQTFYDEVHEGDTLEGDVSSITSFGVFVNLGAMEGLVHISELSWQRNAKAKDIVAKGDHVKVRVIGIDKENNRISLSIRQTLDDPWTTVTERWTTGKLTDGTVTNLTEFGAFVEIEPGVEGLIHIGDLSWTRIKHPKEVLKKGQKVEVSIIEVDTDRKRISLGYKQLNDPWKDAAEKYLKDMEVPVKVVRLADFGAFVELEEGVEGLIHISQLSTQRVENPKEVLQEGQEVTARVLEVNPTERRIRLSLRPAHEEHAKRAPREEGAPAASAPREQREPREQRQPQQNQGDRREERPRRRRPDGDRRGRETSNSQLPQEEMNFSIGDLLKHQEKEEAE; translated from the coding sequence CAGCAGTACGACGTGATGGGTGATTTCCATCGCGGCAAGGTAGTAGACGGTACTGTTGTTGACGCGCGCGAGGACGGCTGGCTTGTGGACGTAGGCTACAAGTGCGAAGGTTTCCTTCCCCGCAAGGAATGGACTCACAGAGTCCTCGTTGAAGAGACTCCCGAACCGCAGAACGGCGACAAGGTGAGAGTGCAGGTCACGAACATCAATCAGGGCGAGGATGCACAGCTCAGTCTTTCGCGCTGGCGCTGCGAGTTTGACGATCGCTGGAACAGGCTCGAAGAAGAGTCTGAGAAAAACGAAATGGTCAACGTCAAGGGTATCCGTAAGGTAAAGGGCGGCCTCATCGTAAGCTGCTGCGGCATCGAAGGATTCATCCCCATTTCGCATCTGACCCAGGAGGGACATGGCGTAAACCCCGGAAAACTCCTCGATCAGGAATTCCCCGTCAAACTTATCGAAAAGGACCGCAGAAAGCGCCGTCTGGTCTTTTCACGCCGCAGCCTCATCGAAGAGGAGCTTCAGGGCGTGCGCCAGACCTTCTACGATGAAGTCCACGAAGGAGACACTCTCGAAGGCGACGTCAGCAGCATCACTTCATTCGGTGTGTTCGTCAACCTCGGAGCAATGGAAGGCCTTGTACATATCAGCGAACTTTCCTGGCAGCGCAACGCGAAGGCCAAGGATATCGTAGCCAAGGGCGACCACGTCAAGGTTAGGGTCATCGGCATCGACAAAGAGAACAACAGAATCTCTCTCTCGATCCGTCAGACGCTTGACGATCCGTGGACGACCGTGACAGAGCGCTGGACGACCGGCAAGCTCACAGACGGTACAGTCACGAACCTGACAGAATTCGGAGCTTTTGTTGAAATAGAGCCCGGCGTAGAAGGCCTCATCCACATAGGCGACCTCAGCTGGACGCGCATCAAGCACCCGAAGGAAGTTCTTAAAAAGGGCCAGAAGGTCGAAGTTTCGATTATCGAAGTCGACACAGACCGCAAGCGCATCAGCCTCGGATACAAGCAGCTCAACGATCCGTGGAAGGATGCCGCCGAAAAGTACCTCAAAGATATGGAAGTTCCCGTAAAGGTAGTGAGACTTGCCGACTTCGGAGCTTTTGTAGAGCTTGAAGAGGGCGTAGAAGGCCTCATCCATATCTCCCAGCTCTCAACTCAGAGAGTCGAGAACCCCAAAGAGGTGCTTCAGGAGGGTCAGGAAGTCACAGCCCGCGTACTCGAAGTGAACCCCACAGAGCGCCGCATCCGTCTCTCACTGCGCCCCGCGCATGAAGAGCACGCAAAACGCGCGCCCCGTGAAGAGGGAGCTCCCGCAGCAAGCGCGCCGCGCGAACAGCGTGAGCCCCGCGAGCAGCGTCAGCCCCAGCAGAATCAGGGCGACAGACGCGAAGAGCGTCCGCGCCGCCGCCGTCCCGACGGCGACCGCAGAGGCCGCGAGACCTCAAACAGCCAGCTCCCGCAGGAAGAGATGAATTTCTCGATAGGCGACCTCCTCAAGCATCAGGAGAAGGAAGAGGCTGAATAG